A region of the Dreissena polymorpha isolate Duluth1 chromosome 6, UMN_Dpol_1.0, whole genome shotgun sequence genome:
TTATAACTGTTTATGCACGAATTTATGTTTCCTCATATGTTTGTTCTTGTTGATCCTGAGTTTGTTATGATATTTCTCAAAAATCAGGATAGTAGCTGTTGAATGTTACCACCCCGGGCATGATCAGTGTAAAATAAGTGAATAATAAGTTTATAAAAATTGCCACTAACGCTTAAAACAATTTACTAGAGAATACCTTATTTATCATTGACAAACCACATGAAAGCTCAGCAATGTATAAACTGATAAACAATGGGATCAAAACTTCTAATGTGGTATCGCTAAGCGTGGAAGAATAGTCGACCTTGttaaacttgtgttttttttattgatagtTAACTTTTACAGAAATTCCCCTTGAACTGCTTAGGCCATATTATATATATGCTGTTGTCAACaggattttttgtttttcatatcaTTGTCGTATAAGGAATTTAATATTCACgattatgaaacaaaatttgtCTTATTTGCTGGTTTGATCATGATTCAAACTGTAATACTCTTATTGATGTTCAGTTTTGGTTTCCATTTAACGTATTATGAAATCTAGcgattttaaacttagttttatTCTGTATGAGAATGTTATTATTTCCAGcgatattaaatgttttaaggaaaaatctcatttaaatgttatcattGAATAGAACTTGAAAGTACACCATTACACGAAAGAAACTTGTGAAGGGAAGTGTGACATATCATGTTAATTACTGTGTTCTCATTCTTTATACGTTTTATCGTTGTACGTTGATTTCCTGTCTTGCCGTCATAACCTTGTCAACTAgtgagtacatgtacatatttgatAAGTGTCACTGTCAAGGTAAAACTATATTGATATTTCAGCAGCTCACTTAatgtaataacaacaacaacaatattaacaacatttattagcttttaagcattacaattgctttttagccaaatgcaaaaatatacaaGTGTGGTGACATTGATAATTATGAAAATTAAGTTATGGTAGAAGTTAACAAAGATTTGACTGAttcataacatattatttatttctttaagttTAACATCGATAATAACAGTttctattaaaaataatgagataaaGAATAACAAAGATTTGACTGATTCATAACATATGAAATTtccatttaaaattgataacgacaattgcaaataaaaataatgagatAAAGAATACATGGTGTTAATATCCATCAATTGACCCAAATTACCAAAGTAATCTAGTTCAATTATACTTGACTACAGTTATAGTAAACTTAACATCCCagacaaaaaaaacttttcaatGGTAAGGAAATAATTTATGACACCAAAAAACTATTAAACTGGTGAAAGAATTGCACGATACTCGGgacaataataatgaataatatagTTTTTTAATATAGCGGGGacataaaatgaacaaaatgaacGCAACTGTTTCTAAAGGCAATCACACATGCATTCATTGCATTTCGTTCCTTCCAAATATCCCGTCATATTGATATTAAGTATTTTTATGCAAGCACACATCACAGGTAGCcgagtcactttaacactatcaatatgtcataaaacaactttgtttcatccaaaataaaaaaaaatctgatatatattatatcagaatttttttggatgaaaaaagttgttttatgacatattgatagtgttaaagtgacttggccacgcgcccaatacctgtggcATACATGTatgaaatgtaaatatttattcatcAGTATGTTCCATATAAAGAGTTTAGTAAAGGCCAATTAATGAACATAATATACCACGAGCAATCAGTTCGAggtgtttcttgtttttttttgtacaattgCTGCCCATAGCCAACACAATACTACTTCAAAATATACTGTTCTTGCTCCAAGaattaacaaacatcaaacttcAGTTATTAAACAGATACTGCAAAATCGGGGTCAGTATTTAAGCACTTGTCAATGAACATCCAGTGTAAAACGCTGCGTAACGAATACATACATGTTGCATAATGTTAACAATACTATAAAAAAAAGTGTACATAACGTGTATATGTATGGACAAATTAACTATGATGATATGCAGTTTTATTTCAGAAGAGAATATGAACGGATGGTCTGCATTGAAACACAAGATATTGCATGTCCGGCGCCCCGAACGCCTCACATCCGGCGGCTGCACATCTTATTTGGCGTTCCTTTCAGGTGTGCCTTGTGTCTGTCAAACAGGTCCACCTGCATGTTCAATCATGTAAAAGATATGGAATTGCTCTTTTTTCAGGAAAAACTTCTTAAAAACTGATGAAATTAAATGACGTATTTAGCTGTGGTTACAGACGATAATTTGCCATTCTTAACTGCAAGACAATCGTCCTCATTGGCAACGGAAACCACTCTCCACCACTGACTCATATCCCTATCGAGTAGTAAAACTCAAATTGTAACATGTATCTGACAAAACTTTAAGAAATAGTCAAATAAAGTCTGAGATAAATAACCATTAtgctttttcaaatataaataacaaattatgttaGTTAACATTTTCAGCGCATATAGCAAACATACGCCCCATTATATGGAATCCAAGTCTTCGTGTTTTATTTGAACATACGAATGTATCGAATTATGTTTCATATGCAATGTTTAAAAAGAAAGTACCTCCGTCGTTTCTGTCTTGCTTGGTTTTCTTATGGGCAACATCGCTGTACACAACAGGTGTTTCCCTACTCGCAAAGTGCAAATCTCTACGAATATAAAGTATactatataaacatgcatacatgtTTCATATATGTATCAATTAGTTTCACTAAAGCTAAACAAGATCAGATGTTGAATTATGTCCAAATGAGTAATGTATTAAGGAAAATAATAGATATATTTAAAAGGAAAGTATATCACTCACTCAGGATTCTCCGGATTGTGACCTGCAGTCAGAAATCATGCCAGTTACAAATTGAAAGTTgactttttatgtttataattacacaattgcggtcaCACAACGTAATTTGAATTCATACTTGATTTACCGTGATAGTCAGACAATCGCTTAATCAAATGTGGTTaagttacaaaaaaataaagcCACCGCGCGACAATGGAGGACAAAAATAGACAATGTTTAGGAGTAAAAAATAGATtagaagtttttatttttttttacattaattctatttttattttaataaaaaaactaacaTTTTGATGCCAAAATAATCATACTAATTAAAAAAAGATGCAAATTAAACTTTCATTCTTTAAAACTAGGGTTCATTAATTTGGGAAAAAAGACAAAATTCTAAAATATGATTAATAAGTATACTCATCATTTAACTTGTGGCacgttttttgtcaatattctaACATCTCTACCTACACAAATTTATTTTTCACATATTTTCATCTGTTTAACTTCATTTTTAGGACTTGATAACTATTCAGTTATGGTCTTAAAACAGTAACAAAACCTTTTAgaaaatattgatttttgtataattcATAGTTTGTTTTATCAAAAGCCAAATTTCAGAGTTTTGTCATTCACTTGGAACAAGTAATTTAGTATCGGTCTATCTTGAGATATGGCAAATGAGAGCAAACTCtttaaatattaaaggggccttttcacagatttcggcatgttttgaagtttgtcattaaatgctttatattgataaatgtaaacattggatctaaatagctccagtaaaatatcaagaataaaaatttaaaaaaggaaaacaaaacagTACACCGCATCAGGGttggaaccagtgacccccggagtcctggagaaaAAACCAATTGGACCGCTCGGCAatcctgccaagtatatatgtaaaacgtattttatactgtatataagcagTCTTTGTAgctttacaaaatttaacgacaacaacaactctccaaattattcaatcgtttcgcgttgcaacgctttataattttcaggtttttaaatcgtcaaaagatgcatataatggctatattagaccatggtaaatgttcagtattactgtttcctcacaaatatcataactaaaacgaaaatttgcgaatatgaaacaacttttttcaattttgtcaatttaccaaaacgtgaaaagatccctttaacaaaataaaatacagcTTTGTAATAAAATATCATCATTAGATAATATAAACTGCGACAAACACTCTTTGAAATTATACCGATATACAGTTCAGTGTAAAGTAATGCcacaaaataatatattcacGGGAAAGCACATTGATTTATTATATGTAAGTCAACAAATATAACCAACCATTTTTCTTACGTTATTGTTGCAACAAAtctatttatattgtttatttttagatttgaataTAGCAGGTAAGCATAAAGTCAACTGTCATGATAATTTGTACAATAGGGACATTAAATAAGTTTCTTTCCTTTTAAATGAAATATCCCGTCATTTTCATGTAACGTATGAAAAACATGtcaatatttttgtttgcatattaagtttttttttataggtTTACCTCTTATTATTGCAAAAATTGTATCGGCATGTATCTAATACAAAAAATGCTAATAGTAGCAGTGTTATCcagttataaatgtataaaaatgaatgtaatttttgaaaaaaaaaacaacaacaatatattgcTTTTGTGACTCAAGTGAGCGAAAATTGGTTTTAATGATGTGCAGTTGGGACATTTTTTCACCTAAGCGTTGATAAACCGTTTTTTAAGGCTGTGATTGGGAATACATTGAAATGAAAGTACATACTTTAGGCCTTCATAAAGACCCATCATTTTTTCAGCGGATCAATAGTCACACAACGTATGcatatgtctttaaaaaaaaaactaaattggaAAACATTGTTAGGCTATTTTTACTGGGATAAAGCAACAAATACCAGTTTACTTCAATGAAGtccaaaacataaatattttatagcaTTCGTAGAACCTTAGGAAATATTAATAGCTTAAAGGTCAACTCTATCACTATGTAAACCaatcatattttttaaacaatacatagAGGACAgaaaatacttttccaagtacAATGTATATTGCAAGAACCAGCATATTTGGGacattttgttttagtttttaagcGCTGAAATTTAAATGGATACACCAGATATGGGTTGCAAACAAGTATCATACTATGcgtcattttttttacttaaagatgaaataattaataataattgcagAGTAAAAGGTCAAGAATAATTTACTGGCAACTTACCCAGGTGCGTCGTACGGACAATGTTTGTGTAGAAACCCTCTGCCACGTCTAAATTAATTGTATTTCTTCTcctaaaatgtttatttatctatttcaaaacattaattaattgcAATATGTTATTTGCCGTTATGCAGGCATCTAAATAGTTTTAACATATCCGGACATGTTCGTATACCACTTTTTGCCTATAATTCGTGTGCAGTTGATCAATAGTAAGCTAAACATTtaagtttcaaaaataaatatacacataGCAACACAAATAACACACTTGCTAATCATATTGCGTTGGATAATGCTTAGGTATGCAAACAATATTGCAATGTTTTCAAATCATAGTTTCGTTTTGCAAGATTTCATTGTTAACATAATACGTAAGTACTAAAATAGAATGAAACGCATTTTTCTAAACACTGCCTATAACGTAGAATACTTAtatttgttatgttatgttatttattgaATGTCAAATCCATTAATAAAATTCGATTGGATTTTTCATTAATTGGCATAGCGCCTTTTGGAAAAGGTAATTTTTAACAGTGACTCACATTTCTTGAATCGGTAGCTCTATCCGTACATCTCTTTGACCTTGCAACAAAAACGGTCTTTGATGATCTTAATGAATAAATATCGTATCTTGAATCATCATCTAAAAGGGCTTGCTCTCAATTCTATTCACACTTTCCTTTCTTTAGTAAATCGCTGATTTAACTTATACATGTTCCACGTAGTGTACATGTGGAGTCTTCGGGTCAACATCtattttataagtacattatatattatgttttgCGCTTATTCTTAAATTCGATATGTTTTAAATCAGTGTTACCTCTAAGACATGTCGATTTCTTGACTCTGAACACGCACAAAATAAGCCCGATATCAAGGACGATGAGCGCTGTGACGGCTGGACCCACAATGTCAGCAGCTATCGGAAACATGTCTGAATGTTTTAAAGATAAGAACAACTTATCTGAGTGATAAAGCATGTATACTTATATATTAATGCTCTATCACATCTTACAGCATACCCAAATTATGTTGATGTTAAAATCCATGCATCGTTTTAGCTTTTATAGAATAGCGTTGTGTCTTTACCTGCGCTAATTGTGCCAACATCTTGTGTTGTCATGGAATCCATTTCCGTGTAATTAAATTGTTCAGTTGTCGGTGATTTAGACGTTAGCCGACTAGCGGACAAAGTTGTAATCACCTGTTTGGGTGTAGCTGGGGTACCTATTGAAGAAACTGCATTAGTATAATGAAAGTATAATGAAAACTTAGTTTATATAAAGCACTGCGCTGTTTGTCAACACAATTATGACGAAaccataataaaaagaaaatttatacCAATTGTACTCTACAAAGATATAAATGTTTCAATCTCATGTGCCTATTTAAATACGTACTTTTCATTttctatttctttaaaaataatataaattgaaaagcAAAATAATAATCTAAGTTTACATTGTATTACATACATTCCTaactatattatatattatactattatgAAATCATGTTTTCATACCATATAAATCTATTCGAAAAAAAAGATATCTAAAATAAAAGAATGAAAACTGAAGAATGAAAACCTACCATAACTAGATACATCAACACTGTTACTTTCCCTTCTTAAGTCATCTACCGGTATCGAGCATTTCCATGTATCGCCATCATACTCAGTGCTGATATCCGATATGTTGCAGCCTACATGACCATGCTCTAAACAAAACATTTCACATATCCGGGAAGATTGTTGAAATACGGAACACATCGACCTGAAGTACTTAAAATGCTAATAACCTTATGAAACACCGATCCTTTTACGGTTTTCCGATGAAAACTCACTGAATCGGAATCCGTCCCAGACAAGGAACACGACAGGTGCAAGGTTGTTGGTGACATCCTGTGTGCATTCATCTGGATGCCCGAAGAGCCTTGAATTTAAAGTGCatttataatttatcattttggtttcaacctatttatttaagcaaaaTTGTATTGAAAGCTGTTGGCTTTCAGATATACTCCCGAGTCCGAATTCTGGGGAAAACAGTACATGcgttatttatttgcaaatattttgAGAACCCACGATTAACGCACTCGCTCTGATCAATTGAGCAATGTATAAGCGTCTAGTTATCAGTTAAAACGCTGAAGGATCTAGAATCTATTCATACAGTTATGTATAAGAATCGTATAAGTATACATATAGCCTTACCTTCAACAAAACACAAGGCTGTGAGGAACAACAAAATTCCAGTGcaagacatttttatttcagaaCGCTTTTTGCAGATCATATAAACGAAATAAACTGCAAAGTCGGTCAACATGTACATTTGTCTTTAAGTGTATTGTTTACACACAAGGATGCGGAATTTAAAGAaccattattttatgaaaacaatgtGCCTTTTTCATGAGCTGTGACCGTTGATACGttgaatgtaaatacatgtattttatcgGGGCATATAGTTCagtaataaatactgtttaataaGGGAGCACAACTATAACAGAAATATGGTTTGCCCAATATTGACTTGATTTTATTAAatctatttatataaatgacacgCTTGAATTGATTGTTGCCTCGATGTATACAAACTGGTTTAATTTCAACATAATGGTTTTAAAGACACAAATGTCTtcatcatgtttaatttaattcagttcggaaacaaattttatttacgatacatataaatgtattaaacTATTCATGCACAAAAGCCCATTTAAAGTTAATGTCGCCAAGCTAAAACATCCTTAAAAAGCGTGCatatataaatatcatattatcGTTTATATCAAGTAATCTTCTCTTTAATGGTTAATACTAGGCATGATCCTGAATTGATTTATGTGTTTCGatgtatttttaacacaaaaGAGCGATTCTCTTTGGAATATTTAATATACGCTCTAGTGCTGATAGATTGTATACGGATGCCATTGAAGACTGACTAAAGCTTATATACTACACGATGTATGGTATTATTACTACAATACTGTTTAATACGAATCTTCAGAAGCTTATTTTGCTCGTTTAATAAGTAGTCGACACTTgcatacaatatattataaaacaatttatCAGAAGCCCTCGCATTACtcacaacaaacatcattgaaAACTGACTTTATATGTGTAAGTGCCAAGAATAGTGCACTACCATCTAATTGTATTGATTCTTATAAGAACAAATATTCGCTTTCATTgttccatttttgtttttgttttttaaactaaaatttagCAAGCCTTTATATTAAACCTTTTTTCGGCACATATAATGCTATGACATTGGTGATTATACTAAGTTTCgatgtttattgtcaaatatacAATCGGATCCATGCACAGGCGAGAACATTTATAAGTATGCTATACATATCACTAAGAGTATACTGCAAACTGCAAAGGCATACATCCCAAACAAAACTTATGAATACCTTCGTATGATTTACAATGGACcaacaataacataaagaaaaaaaattgatatCGGTTATACGATTATGATTTGGTAAATGAAAACTTTCAAGTTCAGACATTACGTAAATATTCGCGACAAACTTATGAATACTAGATCTATGTATACCACCTCTTCTGTTGAAACAATTTTACAATGCGGTGATTCTCAAACCAATTTAAAATTGTTGACGCAGTTCACACATGTTTCATAAAACAAACGATTCAAAAGAGAGCGTTGCTCCAACATGCTATACCCGTTTGTCCACCGTTCACTTCCTTCCACTTGCTATACTCTCGTGTCCACCGTTCACTTCCTTCCTCTTGCTATACCCTTTTGTTCACCCGTTCACTTCATTCCACTTGCTAAACCCTCTTGTACATCGTTCACCTACTCCCACTTGCTATATCCTCTTGTTCATCTTACACTTCATCCCACTTGCTATATCCTCTTGTTTACCGTTCACTTCCTTCCACTTGCTATACCCTTTTGTTTACCCGATTCACTTCATTGCACTTGCTATACCCTCTTGTACATCGTTCACTTACTCCCACTTGCTATATCCTCTTGTTCACCCTTCACTTCGTTCATTTTTCTATAAACTCTTCTTCACCGTTCACTTACTTCCATTTGCCATACCCTCTTGTTCATCTTACACTTCATTCCACTTGCTTTACCCTCGCGTTCACCGTTCACTTCCTTCCACTTGCTATACCCTCTTGTTCACCCGTTCACTTCATTCCACTTGCTATACTCTCTTTTTCATCGTTCACTTCATTCCACTTGCTATATTCTCTTGTTCACCGTTTATTTCTTTCCACTTGCTATACCCTCTTGTTCACCGCTCACTTCCTTTCACTTGCTATACCCTCTTGTTCACCGTTCACTTCATTCCACTTGATATACCCTATTGTTTGCCGGTCACTTCCTAACACTTGCAATACTCTCTTATTCGTCGTTCACGTCCTTTCACTTGCATTACCCTCTTGTTCACCGTTCACGTCCTTCAACTTTCTATACCCTTTTGTTCGCCGTTCACTTCCTAACACTTGTTATACCCTCTTGTACACCGTTGAAAACGCAGCTTAGAATCCGTGATGTTAATAATTTACCTTTTATACATTCGGTATCAAGCGTATACATGTACCATAGTAGCTTGAAATAGACATTATCAAATGCACGTTTAATATCGACCAATCAACAGATGAACATGTAAATATTTCTTCACCATATTATATGTGAAACTCGGGTTattgttttataacaaatattgcattgtctgtgttttattttttattttgctttttttctcCTTCGCAGGGCGAAAAAGGAAATTGTGACACGAAGGCAAGTGGGTTGAGTAAACACACATTTTTCTTTGCCGGAGTGGGTGTTTTTAATGATTCGGACTAAACATTTAAATggaacaataattttattgtcagtattcatttaaaacaacaatGGCTTATGTATACACTAATTACCGTAACATATAAATGAGCTGTGTCTGTTTGCAAAACTTTTGAACATAAGTAAAAATATAGATTAActataacataataaataaatacaacttcatgtataaccaaataaataaaaaataaataattaaaaacaacatgatCATAATTAACAATCAAATTGCaacatgtataaaaataaaatttaaaaaacaaaagcaaCATATTAATGTGTTTGTGTATATATACCTGAGATTGTCAccatatatatattgatatatgtataaaATTAGTATCGCAAGAATACGGTTAATTCAATATTCGGTTTCTAAAACAGTTTGCGGCTAGACTGGTGGCGTAGAGTATTCGGAATTAAGTTAGAGTTTGTAAATATTGAGGACATTGTCAATGTTTGAAGCGTACACTAAATCTACAGCACTCGTCTGAGCACACACCCAGTCACCAGCATAAACCTCCACAAACACCAGCAAATTACTGGGTATGAACATCCTCTGCTTAACGTTCATTGTCGGATCCCTGTAAGGCAGGGAAATGAGCTTTTTCTGGATCATGAACTCGGCCATCGTGCTACGCTGCTTAAATATGACGGAGTGTCCGACAGTCCTCAAGGTGTCGTTCTTGAAGGCGAATGTGAGCTGGGAGATCACGTGGTAGAGGCCGTTGTCAGGTACGGAAACGCACGAGTCGTTCTGGCTGGCATGGAAGCCCGCGGAACTCGAGACAGATGAGGCAAGCCATCGGATCTTCTCGTCTGAAGACAAGCGTACAATGTAAAAGAACACATTCAGTAATGGCTTTCTTCGCTAgaaatgtatgatattttttcaaaGCCTATGACATATTGATAAGGAAAGTGTCTATCTCGCTGAATGCAGACTGAACGGAAATTCTAAATAGGCGAAATTTTAGATCAAtaaccatttaatcaattatagTTATTACACATGAAAGATGACACTGTAACTTACCGTAAACTGCAGTTGCGTTAAGCACAAATCGACCCACTCTCGCTGTATCACCGCCATGAAATGATTCTGCAACCGATAAAAACAATGCTTATGTCAAATATGATCTGAACAAAATAACAATGTCGCTCAAAATCAACATTGTATTTGTATGAAACGCTGCAATCATAGCCATAAATAAAATAGATATGACACATTACAAGATTGTGGTACATAAGGGTGAGAGCTAATagtattattttagtatttcaattaGTGTCCCTTTCTTagtgacaaaaaacaaacaaatgttgaCATATTATTGCCTTAAAACTTAACTATTCAATTGATATATTCCGTTCTCATGGTTAATTGGAGTACTTGTATAAGAAAAAATTATTCTGAAGTTTTCACGCAGCGTGAATGGTACTTATTACTTTTGATTCATTCACTGAAATTAAGTGTacagtttattttaaaacaaacatgtgatGGTTTATCATAGTGCGTTATTAGCGTGTCTTTACGTACCTGTAAGAGCCTGAAACATCGGCAGGTTTCCCGTTTGATTCTagacaagaaaaaaacaacagtattatGACAATGTTTCATATTCTAATGttcttttgtttgatattttagtttatttaaataagttattGTGTAACAAAATCGGATAATTTATTCAACTCGAACAAGTTTATGCTATGACATACATTCCATTTATCCAACAATCTACTTGCTGAAAATGCATATAGGATTGTACTTACTGTTTCGTTGACAGAGCTTTTACAGAAATCTGGCATCATTCCGAAGAAACCGATCCGGTTTAAACCATATATCACAAATATAGTCATTACGACGTTCAGTGTGATGTAGCCTGTCAGTTTTAAAATCCGTCTAAGGAGTGAACGTCTTGAGTTGTATCTTCCATGAAATGTATGATTCCATCCATCATTTACCACAAGGTGTTCTTTTGTGCTTACATTGTGGCATGACCAGGCGTCGTTCACACTGTTATGTGATTCCAAAACGGGTCGCATTTCATCTATCCTGCTCATGTTTTCGTGTTCgatttgttttggaaaaaaagcTTGCACGTTTTATAGTTTAAAACGGGTTTTTTTAAGACAAATTTAGCAACGTAAACTTTGACTACATCACTTCTTGGTTTTTTGTTACATCAGAATTCCATGGAATATAATCGGTAATATTGCATTTCCGATTGTAAaggatattttgttttaaattacactGATTAGATGGGATAAAAAATgtcgtatttaaaaaaacagaATAAAGATGaattaaaattcatatttaacgaagtaacaaaaaaaacatcacaTGTTATCTGTTAACACATATCACTTATTTTGAAATACAATTCGATTTTACAAACAGACTAAAATTACtagaacatttacatttaatagaACTCTATTATAGgttttaattatattcacattggAACAAAGGATAATCAATTGGTCACTAATGAAGAGATCGTCGCAGCGTTTAAAGTTTATTGTACCTGATGCAAGATATGGGGCTATTTAGTCGGACATTCATCGTTTCCGTTACGGGTTTCCGTGATTACCGCAAGGATCCCAGAAAGTGCTTAAATTAATGAATAATCACTAATTCACTTTTACTGTATAgtaaatttcttaaaaaaatcttctttgtaaataaaagaataattttttaactttttaattgGCACCCTTAAAATCTGGATTTTTGGTATACTTCATTTTTCAGGTTCAGTATTTTATAAAAGAATTGAGCATGTTTAAAGATAGCGCAATAGGCATACTCGTCATCCTTAACAATAGT
Encoded here:
- the LOC127833375 gene encoding uncharacterized protein LOC127833375 isoform X1 — protein: MCSVFQQSSRICEMFCLEHGHVGCNISDISTEYDGDTWKCSIPVDDLRRESNSVDVSSYVSSIGTPATPKQVITTLSASRLTSKSPTTEQFNYTEMDSMTTQDVGTISADMFPIAADIVGPAVTALIVLDIGLILCVFRVKKSTCLRGQRDVRIELPIQEMRRNTINLDVAEGFYTNIVRTTHLGHNPENPEDLHFASRETPVVYSDVAHKKTKQDRNDGGGPV
- the LOC127833375 gene encoding uncharacterized protein LOC127833375 isoform X2 gives rise to the protein MCSVFQQSSRICEMFCLEHGHVGCNISDISTEYDGDTWKCSIPVDDLRRESNSVDVSSYGTPATPKQVITTLSASRLTSKSPTTEQFNYTEMDSMTTQDVGTISADMFPIAADIVGPAVTALIVLDIGLILCVFRVKKSTCLRGQRDVRIELPIQEMRRNTINLDVAEGFYTNIVRTTHLGHNPENPEDLHFASRETPVVYSDVAHKKTKQDRNDGGGPV
- the LOC127833372 gene encoding uncharacterized protein LOC127833372 — its product is MSRIDEMRPVLESHNSVNDAWSCHNVSTKEHLVVNDGWNHTFHGRYNSRRSLLRRILKLTGYITLNVVMTIFVIYGLNRIGFFGMMPDFCKSSVNETNQTGNLPMFQALTESFHGGDTARVGRFVLNATAVYDEKIRWLASSVSSSAGFHASQNDSCVSVPDNGLYHVISQLTFAFKNDTLRTVGHSVIFKQRSTMAEFMIQKKLISLPYRDPTMNVKQRMFIPSNLLVFVEVYAGDWVCAQTSAVDLVYASNIDNVLNIYKL
- the LOC127833375 gene encoding uncharacterized protein LOC127833375 isoform X3, which translates into the protein MCSVFQQSSRICEMFCLEHGHVGCNISDISTEYDGDTWKCSIPVDDLRRESNSVDVSSYATPKQVITTLSASRLTSKSPTTEQFNYTEMDSMTTQDVGTISADMFPIAADIVGPAVTALIVLDIGLILCVFRVKKSTCLRGQRDVRIELPIQEMRRNTINLDVAEGFYTNIVRTTHLGHNPENPEDLHFASRETPVVYSDVAHKKTKQDRNDGGGPV